From one Phocoena sinus isolate mPhoSin1 chromosome 4, mPhoSin1.pri, whole genome shotgun sequence genomic stretch:
- the LOC116752882 gene encoding schwannomin-interacting protein 1-like isoform X1, protein MMVHDHEAHVTRTPTWACDYREDGMDLGSDAGSSSSSSRASSQSNSTKVTPCSECKSSPSPGGSLDLVSALEGYEEPFPVYQKKVIDEWAPEEDAEKEDEEERSERGYRDDRCPAQEPGDVSARTRSGGGRGATTAMPPPVPNGNLHPHDPQDLRHNGNVVASRPSGSRGPRRAVQKPQPAGGRRGGRGPAAGSLCLQPTDSGTCVPEEPPVPPMDWEALEKHLAGLQFREQEVRNQGQARTNSTSVSCPGCVPTRAHTYTPRAQPARALPALPPSGGPIHPTPRVGAGQESLTYAPLGYRCSVSELSGFAGWAERREG, encoded by the exons ATGATGGTGCATGACCACGAAGCACACGTCACTCGGACTCCCACATGGGCTTGT GATTACCGAGAGGATGGGATGGATCTAGGCAGTGACgccggcagcagcagcagcagtagccgCGCCAGTTCGCAGTCCAACTCCACCAAAGTGACCCCTTGCTCCGAGTGCAAATCCTCGCCGTCGCCGGGGGGCAGCCTGGACTTGGTGTCTGCCCTGGAGGGCTATGAGGAGCCCTTCCCGGTCTACCAGAAGAAGGTGATTGATGAGTGGGCGCCGGAGGAGGACGCGGAGAAGGAAGACGAGGAGGAGCGCAGCGAGCGAGGGTACCGGGATGACCGCTGTCCTGCCCAGGAGCCGGGGGACGTGAGCGCCAGGACCCGCAGCGGCGGCGGCAGGGGCGCCACCACCGCCATGCCGCCCCCCGTGCCCAACGGCAACCTCCACCCGCAcgacccccaggacctcaggcaCAATGGCAACGTGGTGGCCAGCCGGCCGAGCGGCTCCCGGGGCCCCCGCCGGGCGGTCCAGAAGCCTCAGCCGGCTGGGGGCCGGCGCGGTGGCCGGGGCCCGGCGGCCGGGAGCCTCTGTCTTCAGCCCACGGACAGCGGGACGTGCGTCCCGGAGGAGCCCCCGGTGCCCCCTATGGACTGGGAGGCTCTGGAGAAGCATCTGGCTGGGCTGCAGTTCCGGGAGCAGGAGGTGCGGAACCAGGGCCAGGCGAGGACCAACTCCACCTCGGTAAGTTGCCCGGGGTGCGTgcccacgcgcgcacacacgtacacacccCGCGCACAGCCCGCACGCGCCCTACCCGCGCTCCCGCCCAGCGGCGGCCCCATTCATCCTACCCCGAGGGTGGGTGCCGGGCAGGAGAGCCTGACTTATGCTCCCCTGGGGTACCGTTGCTCAGTCTCTGAGCTGTCTGGGTTTGCAGGATGGgcggagaggagggaggggtag
- the LOC116752882 gene encoding schwannomin-interacting protein 1-like isoform X2 translates to MDLGSDAGSSSSSSRASSQSNSTKVTPCSECKSSPSPGGSLDLVSALEGYEEPFPVYQKKVIDEWAPEEDAEKEDEEERSERGYRDDRCPAQEPGDVSARTRSGGGRGATTAMPPPVPNGNLHPHDPQDLRHNGNVVASRPSGSRGPRRAVQKPQPAGGRRGGRGPAAGSLCLQPTDSGTCVPEEPPVPPMDWEALEKHLAGLQFREQEVRNQGQARTNSTSVSCPGCVPTRAHTYTPRAQPARALPALPPSGGPIHPTPRVGAGQESLTYAPLGYRCSVSELSGFAGWAERREG, encoded by the coding sequence ATGGATCTAGGCAGTGACgccggcagcagcagcagcagtagccgCGCCAGTTCGCAGTCCAACTCCACCAAAGTGACCCCTTGCTCCGAGTGCAAATCCTCGCCGTCGCCGGGGGGCAGCCTGGACTTGGTGTCTGCCCTGGAGGGCTATGAGGAGCCCTTCCCGGTCTACCAGAAGAAGGTGATTGATGAGTGGGCGCCGGAGGAGGACGCGGAGAAGGAAGACGAGGAGGAGCGCAGCGAGCGAGGGTACCGGGATGACCGCTGTCCTGCCCAGGAGCCGGGGGACGTGAGCGCCAGGACCCGCAGCGGCGGCGGCAGGGGCGCCACCACCGCCATGCCGCCCCCCGTGCCCAACGGCAACCTCCACCCGCAcgacccccaggacctcaggcaCAATGGCAACGTGGTGGCCAGCCGGCCGAGCGGCTCCCGGGGCCCCCGCCGGGCGGTCCAGAAGCCTCAGCCGGCTGGGGGCCGGCGCGGTGGCCGGGGCCCGGCGGCCGGGAGCCTCTGTCTTCAGCCCACGGACAGCGGGACGTGCGTCCCGGAGGAGCCCCCGGTGCCCCCTATGGACTGGGAGGCTCTGGAGAAGCATCTGGCTGGGCTGCAGTTCCGGGAGCAGGAGGTGCGGAACCAGGGCCAGGCGAGGACCAACTCCACCTCGGTAAGTTGCCCGGGGTGCGTgcccacgcgcgcacacacgtacacacccCGCGCACAGCCCGCACGCGCCCTACCCGCGCTCCCGCCCAGCGGCGGCCCCATTCATCCTACCCCGAGGGTGGGTGCCGGGCAGGAGAGCCTGACTTATGCTCCCCTGGGGTACCGTTGCTCAGTCTCTGAGCTGTCTGGGTTTGCAGGATGGgcggagaggagggaggggtag